A segment of the Pogoniulus pusillus isolate bPogPus1 unplaced genomic scaffold, bPogPus1.pri scaffold_47_arrow_ctg1, whole genome shotgun sequence genome:
aatccactcaataccatgctctttcgcccagtttttcacaagattgttcttgaaatgagtaccattgtctgacttgattctctctggagttccatgtctccacatgatttgtctctccaaaccaacaatggtgttacgtgcagtagcatgtggaactgcataggtttccaaccatccagtgctggcttctaccatcgttagcacatactgcttgccagaacgtgatcgaggtaaagtgatgtagtcaatctgccaggcttcaccatacttgtactttgaccatctctcaccataccataagggcttaatttgcttagcctgcttaatagcagcacaaatgtcacagtcatagatgacttgggtgatagcatccatggacaagtcaattgacctatcacgagcccatcggtatgttccatctctgccttgatgtccagatgagtcatgggcccaccgagctaagaacagctcaccttggtgtttccaatcaaggtcaatgtcaagatcagagttggtatcaacttcagaaatcttagcagcttggtctgccttctggttatgttgatgttcctcagttgctctgctcttaggcatgtgtgcacaccaaataggctttcttttcctctgccaaccatgcttcttccagtcctttagccaaccccatagagcattggctaccatccatgagtcggtgtagaggtaaaggataggccaattttcacgttcagccacatcaagagcaagttggacagcttttacctcagcgaactgactggattctccttctccatctctcgcttcagtaactctcctggtaggactccagactgctgacttccatattcgcttgttcccaacaagacaacaggaaccatctgtgaacaaagcatagttcttttcctgatcagagagatcaccatagggaggagcttcctcagcacaagttattttctcctctggaggtttggaacagtctgtgccttccggccagttggtgatcacctccaccagaccaggtcggtcaagattacccattcgtgctcgttgagttatcaaagccatccatttagaccaggttgcatctgtggcatgatgtggtgatgaacctttccccttgaacatccagttaagaactggcagtctaggagctaaaagcaattgtgactcagttccaatcacttcagaagctgctttcactccctcataggctgctagaatctcttttctcagttgcagtgtaatttgtctctgaacctctgtagcaacgtccccagaaaccaagaggacgaccacgtgtctcatttggagctctctgccaaagactccaagttggacattgtcactggcagccgtgtacagaatgttcttaatgtcttgaccagatctcacaggtcccaagcccattgcatggactatttctcgtttgatttgatcaaaggctgcttgttgttcaggtccccactcgaaattgtttctcttacgagtcacatcatgcagaggtttgacaatctgactgaaaccaggaatgtgtagtctccaaaatcccaccacaccaaggaaagaaagtgtgtccttcttactggtgggaactgccatggtagagactttgttgatcacatcctgaggaatgtgacggcgaccatcctgccactgcactcccagaaactgaatttctctggcaggtcctttgaccttgtctctcttaatggcaaaacctgcttgcaacagaatgtcaatgattttgttacctttctcgaagacttcctcagcagtttggccccacacaatgatgtcgtcgatgtactggatgtgctctggagctttacctttctccagtgcattgtggatgactgagtgacagatggttgagctgtgtttccacccctgaggcaaacagttgaactggtactggattcctatccaggtgaatgcaaactgcggcctgcactcctttgctatggcagtagagaagaaagcattagcaatgtctatggttgcataccatttagcctacttcgattccagctcgtactggagttccagctgaagttgacatcaattgttttcatttcactgcctgttatcaagttcttttaccaaaacattgcagcttgcttcaaactagcacagcctttgacaccgtctgccacaagaagctcctagccaagctggcagcttgtggcttggagagattcactgtgtgctgggtcaggaagtggctgtctggcagagcccagagagtggtggcgaatggtgccacatccagttagcAGCTGTCTCTAGTGGTGtaccccagggctcagtgctgggcccagtcctgttcaatatctttattgatgatctggacgaggggattgagtccagcatcagtaagtttgtagatgccaccaagctaggagcaggtgttggtgtgttggaaggtaggagagcccttcagagggacgtagacaggctggatgggtgggcagaggccaacaggatgataTTTAAggcagccaagtgcagggttttgcaCTTTGGGCACAACAAGCCCacgcagtgctacaggctggacacaagagtggctggaaggcaggcaggaagaaagggacctggggttactggtagacagtaggatgaagatgagccagcagtgtgcccagttggccaagagagccaatggcatcctggcctgcatcaggaagagtgtggccagcaggacaagggaggtcattcttcccctgtactcaacactggtcaggccacaccttgagtgctgtgtccagttctgggcccctcaattgaagagagatgttgaggtgctggaaggtgtccagagaagggcaacaaagctggtgaggggcctggaacacaaagcctatgaggagaggctgagggagctgggcttgtttagcctggagaagaggaggcttaggggtgacctcattgctgtctacaactacctgaagggaggttgtaggcaggtggggggttggcctcttctcccaggcaaccagcaacagaacaaggggacacagtctcaagttgtgccaggggaagtgtaggctggatgttaagaggaagttcttcccagagagagtgattggcattggaatgggctgcatggggaggtggtggagtcaccgtccctggaggtgttctggatggggcacttagtgccatggtctagttgactggacagggctgggtgctaggttggcctggatgatcttggaggtctcttccaacctggttgattctatgaaagggcaCAGTCTGTGGCAGAAACCTACCTGCCATCAGCACAGGGCTGACAAACAGGGGGGATGGGACCACTGCCTACGGACCAGGGTCTCTCAGCCCCCGCAGCACTGGCACCTGGGATCTCAGCACAAGTATTAGAGATCTGACCCCACATCATAGCAAGAAGTGAGATTTCAAGACCACTCTCCAGTTTTTGCCCCAGCTGAATGTTGGTGACTGGGAGGTGTCACATGTGAGGTGCTGTATTTATCCAGTCAGGGTATCAGGGTTTGAGCTGCTGGGCTCAGGTGTATCCGTCTTCCCTAGGTAACAGCAGTGACCTCTTCCCATACCATCATGGCCTCATAGAAGGGCCCAGAtaagaactgggagaagcagcacCCATAAAACAAGATGGAGCAGGCAAAGTGCAGCCCCAAGGAAGAGGGCAAGACAGAGGATGACAGTGAGGGGAAAGATGactgtgatgatgatgatgatgagagTAAAGATGACCAGGATGAggaagtggaggaggagggtgtGTTCATTTTAGCCCACTCTGTGCCACTGAAGCAGTTGATTCAATGCCCTGTATATGGCGCTTCCACACGGCgctccagcctcattgcccacACCAGTGAGAagtccttcagctgtgctgactgtggcaagagcttcacacGGCGCTCACACCTCATTAACCATCACCGAACACACACTGGTGAGAAACCCTTCAGCTGTGccgactgtggcaagagcttcacacGGCATTTTGGCCTCATTGCCCACCGCCGTacccacactggtgagaagcctttcagctgtgctgactgtggcaagagcttcacacGGCATTTTAGCCTCATTTCCCACCGCCGAgcccacactggtgagaagcccttcagctgtgctgactgtggcgAGAGCTTCACACTGCGGTTACATCTCATTAACCATCACCAAACCCACACTGGTGAGAAACCCTTCAGTTGTGTTGACTGTGGTGAGAGCTTCACACAGCGTTCACACCTCGTTAACCACCACCGAatccacactggtgagaggcctttcAGCTGTACTGTCTGTGGCAAGAGTTTCACTCAGAAGTCTGCCCTCATCCGGCACCACAGTGTCCACACCACTGAGAAGTCCTTCAGCTGCAaggactgtggcaagagcttcaaaCACAGCGCATATCTCACCATTCACCACCGCACCCACACTGGAGAGAATCTCTTCCCCTGCGCagagtgtggcaagagcttcaccacgAGCTCTAAATTCCTCCAACACCGACTCGTGCACAGCGGTGAGAAACCCTACACCTGCTCTGattgtggcaagagcttcactcACATCTCCACCCTTACTGTCCACCGCCAtgtccacactggtgagaggccCTTCACCTGCTCTGACTGTGGAAAGAGCTTCACCCAGAGAGGCAGTCTCAGTTACCACCGCCTCACCCACACTGGTGACCAACCCACACTGCAGGGCAAGCACAATTAGACccacctcaggtctctcagggTAATTGTGCCCCCACCCTGAGAAGGCCTTTCCAGCAGATTGAACCAAAATTGCCTCTTTTTCACCTGCATTTCTCAGTGACTGGGGGCTCCAGCAGGAAGAAAGACCTCCTGCTCTTCTGAGCACCAATATGTGCTGGTGAGAATAATTATGGTGATGAGTGGGAACAGCTGGAACTGCCactggagctgggctgagctttGCCAGGATTTGTCTGGTTCTTCCTCTATTctttgtgtctccctggggtgaAACCCCCTCTCTCCAGTGTTCAGTGATGTCAATAAAACCCCAAAGTGACCCAAATTGTgtcttttccctttcattttagACATTCCTACTTGCAGGACCCAAATGCTGGGGGCATTTGTCCCCTAGGAAGGGGGCTGgagacctgtgctagattctgtggtcctgctctggcaggagggttggactcaatgatctatggaggtctgtttcaacccctaacatcctcagATCCTGTGAAAACAGGTGCTGAAAGCCATCTGTTAGAATGAGAGAATGAGAGTTGGTCATAAACAGTGAGCCCAGGGGTCAGGAGACTTTGGGAAGTAAAACAGgtaagccacagcctggttcggcaagagagagcaggaccgaggctagctcagctgaaacgcacTTTCTCGaagcttttttctcctccattttgcaGCTCTCTCGAtccgaggagcccagaagggggcagggagcggcaggcgctaagtgctcactggaaggtgaggcagaggggtggTGCCTGGTGAGCGgcagatttaaacgaggagcagtcatctctgctgagtgcagcgcagcatgtgctggggaggggaagaaaaaaaaaaatccatactaACTTAACTCCCATCAGACcttcaggaaagcagacatGGTGCAAACTAGGTCCAGGCTGTACAATACTTGttaaactgtgggcacccaaacagagcccacctgtaggaatgcagatgtgcagacgactggatgtgaggagtgctgtaGCCTGGCACTCAAAGTCGAGGGAGACACAGAcattggctgcattaggtgtgagcagataatagtctgcttaacctggtggctgaactcaagggagaggtggaatgcctcaaggctgaaagggaacgtaaaagagagcaccatgctctgcagtcccccttgccagagggagatgaactaACCAACCAAGGAGAATTGATGCAGG
Coding sequences within it:
- the LOC135174137 gene encoding gastrula zinc finger protein XlCGF8.2DB-like encodes the protein MEQAKCSPKEEGKTEDDSEGKDDCDDDDDESKDDQDEEVEEEGVFILAHSVPLKQLIQCPVYGASTRRSSLIAHTSEKSFSCADCGKSFTRRSHLINHHRTHTGEKPFSCADCGKSFTRHFGLIAHRRTHTGEKPFSCADCGKSFTRHFSLISHRRAHTGEKPFSCADCGESFTLRLHLINHHQTHTGEKPFSCVDCGESFTQRSHLVNHHRIHTGERPFSCTVCGKSFTQKSALIRHHSVHTTEKSFSCKDCGKSFKHSAYLTIHHRTHTGENLFPCAECGKSFTTSSKFLQHRLVHSGEKPYTCSDCGKSFTHISTLTVHRHVHTGERPFTCSDCGKSFTQRGSLSYHRLTHTGDQPTLQGKHN